A DNA window from Mytilus trossulus isolate FHL-02 unplaced genomic scaffold, PNRI_Mtr1.1.1.hap1 h1tg000024l__unscaffolded, whole genome shotgun sequence contains the following coding sequences:
- the LOC134698869 gene encoding large ribosomal subunit protein mL41-like has translation MNSYLPCYRKMISKVFARNCTLISSRHFSSGGCLCYRRKQDLQPFDPKFPITGKHVNETRKGGSKVMQEKLALHVVQPTGYVDRKTYRFKNKKEMIPEFIVPDLTDFKLGPYVPYKCPTVESEPTTPEQLFEALYVDKVLEEFKEGKITPDMDLEDIQNLKSLKRS, from the exons ATGAACAGTTATCTCCCATGCTATCGTAAAATGATATCGAAAGTCTTTGCTAGAAATTGCACATTGATATCTTCAAGACATTTCTCATCTGGAGGGTGTTTATGTTATCGAAGGAAACAAGATCTGCAGCCGTTTGACCCTAAATTCCCAATCACTGGTAAACATGTCAACGAGACGAGAAAAGGAGGCAGCAAAGTAATGCAAGAAAAACTGGCCTTACATG TTGTGCAACCCACAGGATATGTAGATAGGAAAACTTACAGattcaaaaataagaaagaaatgaTACCAGAATTTATAGTTCCTGATCTTACTGATTTTAAG CTTGGTCCTTATGTACCCTACAAATGTCCCACTGTAGAATCAGAGCCAACAACTCCAGAACAGTTATTTGAGGCATTGTATGTTGACAAAGTATTAGAGGAATTTAAAGAAGGAAAAATTACACCAGATATGGATTTAGAGGACATTCAAAACTTAAAGTCATTGAAAAGATCATAG